The DNA sequence AAGTACGAACAGATACACAAAAGGCACTGCTGTGTCAGTCATATCAAATAAAGGACATGCTGGAAAAGGAGTGGGTAAACAAAGGATGCTTGACAGAAAAGTTTTAGGTCAGTTGTTTCACAAGTCCACTAACATGATAAGATCTCAGTCTAAGAGGGCCAATGTGGGTGCTGACTTAGTCCAGCAAGGTATTACATGGGTCAAACAACACATTAGAAGAAtgcttgaacaaaataagatGATAAAGAGTGAAACTGATGAAGAAAGTAAAAAGGCAAGCTTTTCAGCAAAATCAGATGATCGTTCCTTTCAGCAGAGGACAGACAAAGGTGAACGGTCAAAGAAAGGGAGGAGAGGTAACAGTGATCGATCTCGGAAGGATCATCAGCAGAGGACAGAGAACCGTGGCCAAGCAAATGAAGACCTTCAGCGAAGGACAGGTAATGGTGACAGGTCAAGGAAGGAATGTCAGCAGAGGACAGGTAACTATGATCACTCAAGAGATAAATATCAGCACAGGAGAGAGAAGCGTGGTCAGTCAAGTGAAGACCTTCAGCTCTGGACAGATAACAGTAGTCGTTCAAGAAAAGAATTTCCGGACCTGAAAATGGTAAAAGAGGAACCTGTGGAAGTGTACATGGATGAATATGTGAATGAAGATGAAGAGTATGCTTTGGCCTATGTGGATGAAGATGGGGTTCATGTGATGGATGATGGTTTTGTGATGGGTGAAGGAGGTCATGTTGAAAGGGAGGTGAGAATGGATGAAGAACCTGATGACGTGTATCATGGAATGTACCAGGGGTCAAGGGGGGATAGCATAAGGAGCAATCAGGATGTAAGAGGTTATCGAGGAGAAGCAAGAAGTGGCCTCAGGAATATGGATGATCCAAACATGCAGATGCATGATGCTGAAGAGGATGAATATTTTGATCTAGGAAAAGGAAGCTTTGTTGAAGAAAGTGAAGGGTTTATACACAGTGAGAGGGTGGTTGAGGTGGTGAACTATGATGAACATGAAGGAACTTTTGACACAGCCTGGTCTGAAAGTGCTGAACAGGATAGCAGGATATTGCCAGGACAAGAGAGTAGCTTTGGCAGAGTGGGTCGACGATTAGACAGAGATAGAAGACTCTCAAATCAACGTGACAGCTTTGAGACAAACAAGTCAGTGACAAGGCGAAGTCAGGGACAGGGATCTAGAGCACATAGTGAAAGTTCCAGTGAAGATAAATCAGTGAAATGGCGTGGTAAAGAAAGAAACAGAGGTCGGGAGACTCCAGAACACACTGAGCATTTCAGAAAAGATCATTCAGTGAAAAGAGATCAAAaggattttgttgatggtggttCCACAAAATCTCAAAAGAAGCGTAGCAAACAGATTGACAGTAGAGATTACCACAGAAACATGAAAAATCAATCCTCAAGAGACAAAAGTAGCAGTTCCAAGACGAAGTGTCAGTACTTGAAGAAAGAAGGTCTCAACTCAAAGACGAAGGACCAGATAAGCAGTGGTAAGAAGAACGAAAGGAAAGGTGGTGATAACACTGCGAGAAAGGAGGGGAATACGTTTGAATGCGAACTGGATGACATCAATGAGGGAGCTCTCAGTGGAGATGGTAGTCTCTGTGAGTTTGACATGGATGACATTGACATGAGTGACTTTGTTGTAATGGATGAAGTGTGAATTTGAAGGTCCATCATTGGTCATCATTGAGAAGTTATATGTTTTTGCACGAAGCAGATATCTTTAGCCATTGCCCAACAGGGCCAATATCAGCAAGGGCGATACCAGTGGAGATGGTAACCTCTGTCAGTTGTGCAATCTGTGCAGATTGGAAACATTGGTGATAATAATTTTGGAGAAACGTTTGTGAAAGAAGTAAACACCTTTCGACATTACCCAGCAGTGCAAATTGCTTACAGCAGGAATGATGGTTGATATTGGTTTGTTTGACTTTCATGCCATAAATACAGTGTAAATTATAAACTTGACTGACAATCATGATGGAGAATCATGCTATTATATTACAGGTGAATATGTAACTGATTACAGATGTATTTGTACTAAAGCCAGTACAGAGCCATAGGATGAATGGAGTCTCCATTGCACTGAGACATTCTGTTCTTCTATATCAGTGTGATGTTAAGCTTCTTTGGGACTGAGGGATATTAAAGAAATCAAATGTTTTCTTGGAGCTGCTGGATGGCTGAGTAAAGTGTCAACGTaacaggtttgattctccagaTGTGCACAATGTGTCAAATGTATGATGACAGTAATTTCACTGATAATTGTTGAAAGCAATGTAGCACTGAACTCACTCTCCAAGAGAAGATCTGGAACTGGTGGATAACTATCagtatgatgatgattttatccGTTTATTTTTTTTGCCTTTTGTTGACTCACCTTTGGAATGCTGCTTGATaatttgtcatgctgaaaacaaacaaatctttctAAAATCTTACATCATAGCCATAAATGTCAATTTTGGCTGTCACATTATCTGATCTTCCAGATTTACAACTGACCTATGGAGTACTTAGGGATTAAGTGAGATGTGTGCATATGCTGTATCATCAGTCTTGAAAGCAGCAACATGATTCCTGGAAGCCATGGGCAGATGCGGAGGGCACTTAATCCGTTAATACTCCATAGGCCATTGGAATTTATATCAAACGTCATCTTGAAttataaattaaattttgttaatTTATAGATTCCTCTTTCCTAATCCGTACTTTAGGAATTCCATGAGATGTTTAGGTCAAGAATCATATTATCCACTCAGAAGAAAAGTTATaatcttacaaaatattcatacacTAAATATGTATACAGTGTTACTAGTGTTCATGTCAAATCAAACTGAGTTTTAGTCAACACTTGTCTCTATGATAGCATCCAAAAAAACTACCAGTCAGAGAAACAGGTTTGCAATAAAACTTAGTAAACACACAATTACTTTTCCAGCTagcattttgcagaaaaatctTAAGAAGCAGACTCTGCTTACATGCAATGATGTTGGAAGCTGGTGTGATGCAAACACCATCATATCCATACCAGTTGTCATACTACTCTTCACCCATCAGGATGTAGTGTCTTTTGATGCTTTACTGTGTGACATAGTTGTGGTAATGACACTGATTCATGGAGTTCACAATGCATGGTTCTAGGTAGTTATTAAGGGTGAACTCAGTTTGGTGATACCCAGATCTGCTTTGTTTTAGCAAATCACTATATCTAATTTTCACATCAATGTCTAACACATTCAGATTCCTACTTCAGATGAAGGGATTTTATTCTCTGTCCTGAAAAAATGAACAGTACTGTTTCTAACTTCCATTTCAAAAAATCATTGACATTTTTACATAATCAAACTAGGCTAAAAGTTCTCCTGAGTTGGACTGCTCATGTCTAcatgatattttttcatgaccTCAGTAATGTTCAGTTTGAAAGTTCAGGAAATGTTGCCCGTTTGTCTGTGTTTCACAACTGAGTCAACCCATCTAACATGGCCAATTGAGTTTCCATAATATCAGCAGCTTGCGAAAGAATTGTGTCCTCGATTTTCTCATCCCATTCCATTCTATTACTTTCAACTTTGTCCATTAATAGTGATAATGTAATGTCCATAGTGTCATACTACTCGTGACTTGATTTCGAATTCAAACATTCCGCGCAGATACGCTATCGAATCATTGGAGGTTTGCCCAGATAGATGATGGGCGAGCCGATGTTGGTTGATAGCTTAATATGTCTAGAacacagctgtcaatcaacacTGGCTCGGTCAGTGTATCTACTACTTAATGTAATAGTATCTCTGGCCTGTTTCATCTTCTTTATCTCGTATCTGCCATAAACAAGTTATGCTGTGTGATTAGAATCACTTGCATTTATGCAATTTGTCACAGGTTTGTCTGTATCATTGAATTTTAGGTTTCACTGTTAACTTCCTGCTATCAGGGGCACCTCCAGCTTGGAGACAGTTCAGTGAATCTCTTCCTGAAGCCAGTCTACTGCTGATCAGATCCAGCACTGGCCCTATGTTCTTAATGGCCTCTGACTGCTCCACCTTGCACTCAGCAACTTGCTGTAATGCCTTCTTCTTCTCGCAGGCTTCCCACGGGAAGTTTGTCTCCAGCTTTTTGTTGctcaatattttaataataataaatataataatagtCCATTTATCACGCGCATTACTCTATGCATGCTCGAAGCGCccaaacaatctgattattCTTACCCCaattaacccaagctgcctgttaggcgctaggtTAGTGGTTACATGACTTATTCTGTCAGGTACCCACTTTCTGCTtcctgaacagaggcagtttttgaacaaactcacttgtctaaggtgagaccacttgTGTTATGTGCTTCGTAGTGGGGCAGGGCTGAAGTCCTAggaactctcaggagtcaagctgccaaacatggtcacccatccaaggactgtctgaGCTCgatggtgcttaacttcaatTGATGTTTTTAACTTGACCTGACCTttgtgcacaggaccacatgCCACCCTTGGAGGCTGTGTCTGAATCAGTGGCAAACTCCATGGGATTGTGTACATAGTCAAAATGTCTGGCTTTGTTGACTTCAGGTTCACTGATCTGTTCCTTTGTCACTCCAGTGCCAAGACTTGTCATCCTTTGTTTCTCAAATTAAAAGAAAGCAAATTAACCGAGGTAATGAAAAAACCTGTTCAGTCTGATTAACAATTCAAGTGTGCTGTTGACACAATGCATGTGAACATCTCGCTTAATTCTGAAAGTACGGAATAGGGAAGTGGAATAATTGATGTAATGCAAGACTGATGAGGCGAATAAGTGCTAGCAGGTATATATGGTCTCTTCATTCACGTTTCTGTTCTTCCTTCAGACTGGatatttgtatgtataaatTTGTAATATAAATATGTGTATGCTGATCACTCAACCCAGTGATTTGAAGCACTGCACATTTGCATCTTCTGTGTCTTTGTCTGTGGACCTCCCAAATTATCTTTGATTTACCAACACCATATCTGCTGGAATCTGATATGCTATGGTATGTCTTAAATACTTCACAAACTCTGGTCCATCATCTTCCTTCTATATTGATTTGGACTTTTAGTTAAGATGCTGGTTGCTAACACAAGTGAGTGTACTCAAAGGTGGGTAAATCTTAATTTTATCTTCCTAAGAACAATCCCAAAATTTGTATGTCCAAAGGTTGGAAAGGAGTTGCTATGTTGTAAGTATTTTGAATGATCGTGACCATTTTTTTCGTGTACATGCTGCTTACAACACTTTAAAGGAATAGTTCTGTGCTTTGATGTCTTGCCTCTCAGCATTCCAGTCTGGCATAACCAGTTGAacaagtcatcatcatcatcacaccatCTATTCAGTCTTCTTTCACCTGACATAGGTCATAAGGCTTGTCTGGAGAGCAGTTTTAGTTTCTTTTGAAACTGACCTGATAAATGTCTTACAATGTAATTGAGTGTTTTCATCTGCAGCAACCTGCAAAGGAGTAAGGTTAGGTGTTTTATTAAGGTTATGTATTTTAAGAGTGACGGATTTGTACTATGTACTATTTTGTGATTGTATCTCCATAATCTTTTGAATTCCCACTATACTGAATAAGACAAGAATCCTGTATATATATTTGGACAGATGACTATTAAATGATGGGGTGTTCATTCTTTCTGTTCATGTTGACCTTTTTACATAAAAGTTAACATGAAACCATCATGTATTGCATGACTTAATTCTTATCAATTAATTGTTATGATTTTTTATCATTATGATGTATGCTTCTGGaaacaattaaaatattttcaaattcaaacaaTTAAAATTGTTGTCATTTTCAGCTGTGAAACATCTAACATCATTCCCTTTTATCCTTGAGTTGATTATGCATAGAGGATAGAAGTGAATAAACCTCAATTCTGCCTCGGAGGTATTTtaatgccacagtcagcaatatgttCAGTAGTGGCAAATCAGGCGGATCTTTCAGGACTGGACTTATGGAAACCCATATCACATTTGAATTTTCATAAAGAATGCTGAAATCCCAAAGTGATTAAGTTATTGAATATAGTTCACATTTAGGATTCAAATTTATGTTCCTTTGATTTGCATAAGGAGACGGGACGCAGCTCAACCTTCACAGTCGTTCCTAAGCTCATGTGGTTTCTTCTATTAAACTATTAAATAGAATAGTCCATGTTTGGGATTCAAACTCGAGTTTCTTGGATTGGCTCACGAATGAGGGACTCGGATACACCCGaccccacttgcacaaagtgatcttagcgctacaatgatagtaactcccattctccaaatATGCTTAAGAtagtcatagcgctaagattgctttgtgcaagtgggccctggtctACAGTTGTTTCTGTATTGTGTATGTAGAATGAAGAATCTAATACTACACTAGAGTTATAATGGCAATCACATTCTGTCTTCATCTTAATATTGTGAATCACGGCTCAATCTCTGTAAACAGGCAGATATTGTTAACAGATACATGCGTTATAAATATGGAAGTACTGTACACGGGTACATGTGTTCTTCACGTGCAGGTGCTGAAAACAAAGATATACAGACATGATGTAAGCATACAGGCACTGTAAATATACTAGCCCCAtcaagaaactgtgcattgacaaaatattatcccagttgataagtacgataacaatgtcaaaggtacaaataaactttaatggagggatcatgaaaCCATAACAGGTCGGGagaatttcagttgaaaagtcaatcacaattacgtcacgagtccacaagTCGGACAGGGGTCAAACGGCCATGTCACAAGCTtgaataacgggtatgtccatCATCGACACTGAGAGCACCAGTGCATCGACGACACATAtagcctatcaaacgtgcaaggaaagTTTGTTCCAAGAATGTTgggccagattctctcaagtcctgttgcaaggtcaaggacattaTCATGCAGATGAGGAATATGGCGTAGACATCGATCCATCTACTACAACATATTacacgtctcaaggacgaaaccattGGCGTCACGTATCGTggcatgtgcatgcatgttggataccgGTCACTAATATCTGAGTTTAAATCTTTATGTGTCTACGCAGGTttaataaatttagattttacatttttgtatgcacagtttctttatgtgcctagtatagaTGTGTGCAGCAAACATGCAGACACTGTAAACAGGCAAGCACGGTACAGAGATACATATGTTTGAAGCATGAAGGCACTGTAAACGTGTCGTAAACGAAGGGACATTAAACACACATGCTGTAGGCATAAAGTAAACAGATGTGTACAGTAAACAACTGTCAAGATACAGGCACTGCAAACTGATGCATGTCTTGCAAACAGATaacagccatcacatccactgacaagagaaagagagagaaaatgTATTGTACTAATAAAGATGGAGGAATTAAATTACCgcatatctttaaaacaatccAATCACAAAATCTTTCTTGGGTAAAAAGAATCTTGTTAAAAGACTCAAACCTACAAAATCTTTTCTTCATATATATAGCCCCGGTGACAGTACGACCTTTAGGAAGCCAGTCCACCATGATTACGCCTTCAGAATCCTCAAAAACAGAAGCCATGATTTTCCCAACTGAAGGAACCGACTTCGCCTTCTTCTAAATAGGagatgtgacatgtttccattgttTCGACTGTTATTTTGATTCAGGTTCAAAGTGATGGACCCATGTTTCATCCATAGTAACAAATCATTTGAGCAAAGTCACTGGATCACCTTCAAAAAGCTTGAGATTGTCCCTGGAGAACTGCTCGCTTTGGTGCTTCTGATCCGCTGACAAAAGTTTGGGGACCCATCGAGCAGAAACCTTGTGCATTCCTAAAATATCAGTCAGAATGAAATGCACTCGCTCCTGAGAGATGTCCACTAAGTTGGGCTATCTGTCGCTGTGTCACTCTTGGGCCATCCATAACTATATCCAGGATTCGCTGGACCATTTCTGTCATTGAGGACACAACACTTGGGCCAGGACGGGGTTCATCTTCAATGCTCGTTCGCCCACGTTTGAATTCTGCCACCCGCCTTTTTACTGTTGCATATGATGGGGCATCCTCCCCTAGTTTAGATGACATATCCTCACAAATCTCAGTTGGTGTCAAGCCTTTCTTCTGAAGGAACTTGATCACAGTTCGTTTCTCTTGTTTTTCCTTTTGTAGTGACAGAACGCATGTCACGTGGTGAACAATAAAGCTCGTAAGGTATCCTCATTATTTGTATTTAATGTATTACGCAAGAGTTTCACTGAATAGTGCTTTACATTGGATAGGCTTGGGAGATATTTTAATCTCAGATCATGATACTTTTCACAAATAAACAGGACGTGAAACACATTGTAAACAGAGTGATTTATATACCTGCTCATTTTTGTTTCTACGTATGTTgttaatattaaaatcatgaagAGATATTCTACATTTACATAAGGCTCTTAGCAAAGACCTATCAGAGAgacacattaaatatttttcaggcTGCAACAAAGACTTAATGCTACTATAATTACTTAAATAGTGTGAAGATGATATGAAACTATGTCAATTTTGGCAATCAATATCTTTCAACCtttgtttgaatatatttgtaaacatgatAGAATCACCCACATCTTGTGATAACCAAACGTGTGAAAGGCCTGtgtaaaacagtaaatttctgaGATTTGACACCCAGTTTTGCTTTCCAGCATCATCTATTTTTTTAACATTATATAGCATTGGTATGGATATCTAGTACAATCCATATGAAGTATTTTTATCCAGTATCTTATAACCTTTGTCTGTGTTAAAACATACCAGGTATAGCCTTATTGCCAACATGTAAGAAACGTTTTAAATACTGGGTGTGGACTTTTTCTATAACTTCAAAGTATCTTGTCCCCCAGTTTAACGTTGATGAAAACAGAATACCTAGATATTTATAATATAGTGTCACTTTTAGAGTTGTGTTGTTTAGAACCCAGCTTTCACGTTTAGCAACGATACCTCCATATCTGAATACAATAACAAAGTCATTAGTTTTATCTAAATTGACTTGAAACCCCCATCTTTCACAGAAAGATTGGAGCACATTTAATTGCTTTTGCAATCCCGAAACAGTATAAGAGAACACTgtaacatcatcagcaaacaatTTATATCATAAATAATTTGTGTGACAAATATACCATGATCACATTTATCATacatttcgcagatcgatgctcatgctgttggtcactggattgtctggtccaggctatttacagaccgccaccatatagctggaatattgctgagtgcggcgtaaaactaaactcactcactacaagctCAGTTatgaaaaaggtgaaaagtatagGACTAAGAACACATCCTTGTCGAACACCTGCAGTTAATGGTTCTTTTTGagtttgatctcacacaagatCTAACTGATGAATACATATTCTTaagtaaatgaaacattttcccaTGACAGCCCTTTAGTGTTAATTTAGGTAATAACTTGTTTTTGTCCACATAGTCAAAGGCTTTCTTGAAGTCAATAAATACACAGTAAACCCTACCACGATTACACAGATATTTAGAAATCAATGCTTGTAAAGTAAATATATTGTCAGTGGTAGAGTAACTAGACCTAAAGCCAGCTTGGGTTTCGGATATTAAATCGTTCAGTTCAATCCAAGTCCTTAAACGTTTTTCTAACacagttgtaaatattttcccTATAACGTTCAATATACAAATCCCGTTCAGATCCACAGAAAATGAAGATGTCCGATAATTTCTGTACAGCTCGATCGGTATCATATTCAATTAATGACATAAAAACACTTAACAAAGATGAAACTGTGTCGCTATGCAACAAGTCTCTGAagcgtgttgtttgttcttTGAGTAATTTATACCTTGGTACATCATATAGCGCACATGGAACATCAGCCTGTAGTTGCATTCTCTTGGGTAATATGATGCTAACGCGACACACAATGGGAAGATGGTCCGACTCGGTTCGGGACATCACATCCATTGAAACGACACATGGgaacaaagaagttgacacaAGGAAGTAGTCTATGTTGCTGATACATACGTAGACATTCCATCGATATCGCTTTCCTTTCGACCATTAACAATATGAATACACATCTTTTCACAAAGCTCTAAAAGTTGTCTTCCGTAATTATTTACCACAGGATCATATAATTTACGTGTATGTTATCGGAATGGTTATATACAGTAGACCTCTCTGGGTGGCTGTAAACAAAACCTAGGATTATCTGAGACAACGTGGAATTTGAATTTATCTGGAAAAAGATACAGTTATTCCATTTCGCATACACCCTACACCCTCCTGAAATATGAAGATATAGACTTCTTGATTCCTACCACTACCCCCTCCCCACCCTCGAGAATTTTGCTTGTTACTAAACAAACAATCTTTCGCAACcgaaaacatgaaataataacagatcaaaagaatatttttagAATCTGCTGCCAGTACTATTATTGTCGAAAAATGTATCGCTTTTACAACATGTTCCTATGTCAAGTTTACAAAACTTtggtcatcactacatactttATTTGCCTGGTAATGTACTACCTGCTTGGATATATCCAACACTGAACATATCTAACACTGAACTTAAGCAAAGACTGAAgagcaatatacatgtatgtttctgACATTAACACCATCACATACCTGTGAATACATATCATGACTTGACTTAATGCTTTGTTGCTTGCACTGGTGCAGCCTAATTTTTGCCAAAATGAAGCTGCTTATGAGTCTAACCTGCACAAGGTGCAAGTCAGTTTTTGAGAAATACACCAACAATAAGTCTAACATTCAAGCATACATGTCAGACCCGCTTTCTTGTACACTTTGAATAGCTATGGCACCGAAACAATGCTGTTCATAGACACTTCGGCTATGACAATGCATGTAAACATCGATCAGCTTTGTCTTCGTGTTGCTGTGGTTTCATGGTAACTAGATCAAATTTATATACACCGAAACCTCTGATGTTCTACACACTACACTACAGTTGAAGTTTtggaatttggctggtgcagCTGGGTTCTTGTCATTGGCTACACCTGGTGCAAGCAGGATAGCAATCTTTGAATTCAGCCCTGTATACTCTCTTGGAACTATTAAGACCATGCAGCTGTTACCTACCGTTACATGTGACCtgtaaaaaaatgtgaaaatgaagaaaaaaaccaaaaccacaAAAAAAGACCAGCCATCACGATGACATTGCAGGTAAATCTGCTACACAAACATACGTATCTATATACATTTGCCGTAGTTATGCACATGGGTTGTATATACAAAAATCGGGGACCCTGCAAACCACTTACGAAAATGTGAGCGCCTATCTACGACAACGGGAAACCATAAACATATAGAATGCCATACGACTGCATTTGGGCTTACGTATTGCACGAGATGTAAATGACATGGCACTTCCAACACGGTTTACCAACCACAACATCTTGTTCATTAAATAAGGTCTAAATACACTGGTATGGCCTTCTGTGTTTATAACATAATCTTTTTACCTTTAAATCTAACTGTAAACATCTCTGCTGAAACTTCCGCATGGTAGTTGCCGTGACCATAGTTTCACTCCGCGCAAAGGATGTGTCACACATGTATACGCTAGATCTTATTCCTCTTATTGACTCAGTGAGTCAAGTGCCGTGTTCTGGTGCCtactgaaacaaaacgaaataaTATTTGACATGAACCAACTTCCACTTAACTGCTATAATCTTTCAAAGATTTTGATTTGGGACATTCTACTGAGACTGGAAAAAGTAGACTCGGTTGCCATTGCTTTAGGGGATTTGATGTGACCAGTGCTTTAGTACCCAGAGACCAGTGAAGGCCcagggtagaagaggccttcagcaacccatgcttgccataaaaggcgactatgcttgtcattagaggccactaacggggtCGGGAAGTTCAATGAACTTTTACCATAACTTCAAAATACGTAGCTCTCAAAATTGTGGAACAATATAAAGGTATCGGTGATGTTTTACTATCAAATATTGAACATGCTGACGGAAAAGAAATATGATTATTTTGCCTGATTAATTTCAAAAGTGGCACAGTTCCCTTAGAAGCCTTAGAGGCAAGATTTTTACAGGCTGCACACCAACATAATTTTGACGAGAACACCAGTGCAAGGTATTTATGATGCGTAATAGTCTTCAAAAAGGAGCCATATGGTGTCCAATTGCAACTTTCATGCCTAGTTATTATTCCTCCCTACCTGAATACAATAACACTAGTCTTATCTAAGTTTACAACAGGACTCCATTTCTTCGAGAAACACTCCAGCACCTTTCGCTGTTTTGGGAGACCGACAACTGtgtaat is a window from the Haliotis asinina isolate JCU_RB_2024 chromosome 9, JCU_Hal_asi_v2, whole genome shotgun sequence genome containing:
- the LOC137295562 gene encoding serine/arginine-rich splicing factor 4-like; protein product: MKFIPKFDKTDPDSIQKFLLWSHIMMERLEEANIKLRRRLKADDGEGDIAEGDDDEDPEEMLQLSSNEATGGGKSTAVKGTFSQAQEDMKARAQTIAQKVVADYRSTNRYTKGTAVSVISNKGHAGKGVGKQRMLDRKVLGQLFHKSTNMIRSQSKRANVGADLVQQGITWVKQHIRRMLEQNKMIKSETDEESKKASFSAKSDDRSFQQRTDKGERSKKGRRGNSDRSRKDHQQRTENRGQANEDLQRRTGNGDRSRKECQQRTGNYDHSRDKYQHRREKRGQSSEDLQLWTDNSSRSRKEFPDLKMVKEEPVEVYMDEYVNEDEEYALAYVDEDGVHVMDDGFVMGEGGHVEREVRMDEEPDDVYHGMYQGSRGDSIRSNQDVRGYRGEARSGLRNMDDPNMQMHDAEEDEYFDLGKGSFVEESEGFIHSERVVEVVNYDEHEGTFDTAWSESAEQDSRILPGQESSFGRVGRRLDRDRRLSNQRDSFETNKSVTRRSQGQGSRAHSESSSEDKSVKWRGKERNRGRETPEHTEHFRKDHSVKRDQKDFVDGGSTKSQKKRSKQIDSRDYHRNMKNQSSRDKSSSSKTKCQYLKKEGLNSKTKDQISSGKKNERKGGDNTARKEGNTFECELDDINEGALSGDGSLCEFDMDDIDMSDFVVMDEV